ATGGCGCCGAGGAATTCGAAGAACTGAGTGGCGCGCACGATCGAATAGGGGATTGAGGCGGACTTGATGACGGCCTCCTGGGCAAGTTTGGCACGGAAATAGCCGTTGTCTGGCGAGCGGTCGGTGCCGACGATCGAGAGCGCCACATGATGCTTCACGGCCGCAGCGGCCTCTGCCGTGACGAGATTCTTGCTCGAACGCTGGAAGAAATCGAACACGGCGGCCGGCTCCCAGGACGGCGCATTGGCGACGTCAACGACCACCTCCGCGCCGGTCAGGACCGCTGCGAGGCCTTCGCCAGTCACCGCGTTCACGCCTGATCTTGGCGAGGCCGCCACGGCCTCGTGGCCCTGCTGCTTGAGCTTCGCCACGAGCTTGGATCCGATCAGCCCGGTTCCACCAATCACGACGATCTTCATGGCAGGTCTCCTTGGTATTGCCGAGCGCGAGATGATCAGGATGACCGGCCTGACGCTCTCACGTCGGAGGGCGTGACGCGAGGGGCATCCTAGGCCAGATATGGTCGGAGCTCTTGCCCAGAACGGGCCAGACTTGCACAAATCTGCTCAAGAGCCGGCGTTGCAGCGCAAATCTTCTCGTCAAATCTCAATCCGGAGCTGCTGACCGCGCCCGCTCACAGTTCGGAGGTCAGCTGCGCCACCTGTTCGCGCAACCAGGTGTGAGCCGGATCGTGATCGTAGGATGCGTG
This genomic stretch from Bradyrhizobium daqingense harbors:
- a CDS encoding SDR family oxidoreductase yields the protein MKIVVIGGTGLIGSKLVAKLKQQGHEAVAASPRSGVNAVTGEGLAAVLTGAEVVVDVANAPSWEPAAVFDFFQRSSKNLVTAEAAAAVKHHVALSIVGTDRSPDNGYFRAKLAQEAVIKSASIPYSIVRATQFFEFLGAIAETGAREGKIVVPSALFQPIAADDVVERLAEVATGQPINGTIDIAGPEKAPFNEFIARRLKASGDARPVIGDPQAPYYGALIDDQSLNPLGEARLGATPLAKWLATA